Proteins encoded in a region of the Bacillus sp. T3 genome:
- a CDS encoding 4Fe-4S dicluster domain-containing protein codes for MQCEDAACMTVCPVNAFSRDENGAVVSNGEKCIVCKMCISACPLGNISFSPSQKNIVKCDLCDGDPHCAKVCPSGAIQYVDGSTANINKKRIIAEKFKDLFAEVKS; via the coding sequence ATGCAGTGTGAAGATGCTGCGTGTATGACTGTTTGTCCCGTCAATGCGTTTTCGAGAGATGAAAACGGTGCAGTAGTATCAAATGGTGAAAAATGTATCGTATGTAAAATGTGTATTAGTGCTTGTCCCCTTGGGAATATTTCCTTCAGCCCAAGCCAAAAAAATATTGTGAAATGTGACTTGTGTGACGGAGATCCTCATTGTGCAAAAGTCTGTCCATCAGGGGCAATACAGTATGTAGATGGATCCACTGCCAACATCAACAAGAAAAGAATCATTGCTGAAAAGTTTAAGGATTTGTTTGCGGAGGTGAAGAGTTAA
- a CDS encoding aldehyde ferredoxin oxidoreductase N-terminal domain-containing protein codes for MNGWNGKIIRVDLTNETIKTEPLNMQDAKLYLGGRGLGTKIYQNEVDPRVGALSPENKLIFMTGPLTGTIATCAGRYEVVTKAPLSDTIGASSSGGHFGPELKFAGYDGIIFEGKAQKPIYLYINDDQMELRDGSHLWGKEVPATTNELLKETDEDARVACIGPAGEKLVLFATIMNDLNRAAGRSGLGAVMGSKNLKAIVVKGTKSITVAKPKEFLNACMDSLNKIKANPVTGTRIAYIWNRGTR; via the coding sequence ATGAACGGTTGGAATGGAAAGATTATCCGCGTTGATTTAACAAATGAAACAATAAAAACCGAACCCCTAAATATGCAGGATGCAAAGCTTTATCTGGGAGGCAGGGGCCTTGGGACAAAAATCTATCAAAATGAAGTAGATCCAAGGGTAGGAGCTCTAAGTCCTGAAAATAAGCTGATTTTCATGACCGGTCCGTTAACCGGTACAATTGCAACCTGTGCAGGAAGATATGAAGTGGTAACAAAAGCTCCTTTGTCCGATACGATTGGAGCAAGCAGCTCAGGCGGACATTTTGGACCAGAACTGAAATTTGCAGGTTACGATGGAATCATTTTTGAAGGGAAAGCTCAAAAGCCAATCTATCTCTATATCAATGATGATCAAATGGAACTTAGGGATGGGAGTCACCTATGGGGGAAGGAAGTTCCTGCTACTACTAATGAATTGCTGAAAGAAACGGACGAGGATGCAAGAGTAGCCTGTATTGGACCTGCCGGTGAAAAGCTTGTATTGTTTGCCACCATCATGAATGATCTAAATAGAGCCGCCGGACGCTCAGGACTTGGAGCGGTAATGGGTTCCAAAAACTTGAAGGCAATCGTTGTAAAAGGTACAAAGTCGATTACCGTAGCGAAGCCAAAGGAATTCCTGAATGCTTGCATGGATTCATTGAACAAAATCAAAGCAAATCCTGTAACTGGTACCCGGATTGCCTACATATGGAACAGAGGTACTCGTTAA
- a CDS encoding aldehyde ferredoxin oxidoreductase C-terminal domain-containing protein: protein MPTYGTEVLVNILNESGGLPTRNWQESVFEKADDISGEALAEKYLVRNRGCFDCSIGCGRVTKIERSQYTNFGEGPEYEAGWSFGADCGISNLEEVCEANFLCNELGMDPITMGSTIACAMELYEKGYATKNDIGRDLPFGDANAIVELTRMTGYREGFGDKLALGSHRMATEFGHPELSMTVKKLEMPAYDGRALQGMGLEYATSNRGGCHVRGYMTSPEILGLPVKMDPLVTEGKAAMLKNFQDLTSVVDSVGICLFTTFAIGLSEISEMVLDSHRYQLYG, encoded by the coding sequence TTGCCTACATATGGAACAGAGGTACTCGTTAATATTTTGAATGAGTCGGGAGGACTTCCAACCAGGAACTGGCAGGAATCTGTTTTTGAAAAAGCAGACGATATTAGCGGCGAGGCCCTTGCAGAAAAGTATCTCGTAAGAAATCGGGGCTGCTTTGACTGTTCGATCGGCTGTGGAAGGGTCACGAAAATCGAGAGATCACAATATACAAACTTTGGCGAAGGACCTGAATATGAAGCTGGCTGGTCGTTTGGAGCTGACTGCGGCATAAGTAATTTGGAAGAGGTATGCGAAGCAAACTTCCTCTGCAATGAGCTTGGCATGGATCCGATTACCATGGGTTCAACCATAGCCTGTGCAATGGAATTGTATGAGAAAGGTTACGCAACAAAAAATGATATTGGCAGGGATTTACCCTTTGGTGATGCAAATGCAATTGTTGAGCTTACTAGAATGACCGGTTATAGAGAAGGTTTCGGAGACAAGCTTGCATTAGGCTCCCATAGAATGGCTACAGAATTCGGACATCCTGAACTGTCAATGACTGTAAAAAAACTAGAAATGCCAGCTTACGACGGACGCGCCTTACAGGGAATGGGGCTGGAATATGCTACTTCTAACCGTGGAGGCTGCCATGTTCGCGGGTATATGACATCACCTGAAATCCTTGGCTTGCCTGTAAAGATGGATCCACTTGTGACCGAAGGAAAGGCTGCGATGCTAAAAAACTTCCAGGATCTAACATCTGTTGTAGATTCTGTAGGAATTTGTCTCTTTACTACGTTTGCAATTGGTCTCTCTGAGATTTCAGAAATGGTCCTGGACAGCCACAGGTATCAACTATACGGATGA
- a CDS encoding aldehyde ferredoxin oxidoreductase C-terminal domain-containing protein: protein MVSLRFQKWSWTATGINYTDEEVLQLGERIWNLEKLMNMEFGITKEDDTLPPRLLNEPITEGPAKGKVTELDKMLPEYYSLRGWDTEGVPTETKKNELSIESYENTTV, encoded by the coding sequence TTGGTCTCTCTGAGATTTCAGAAATGGTCCTGGACAGCCACAGGTATCAACTATACGGATGAAGAGGTCCTACAACTTGGTGAAAGAATATGGAACCTTGAAAAACTCATGAATATGGAATTCGGAATTACAAAGGAAGATGATACTCTTCCTCCAAGACTTTTGAATGAACCAATCACAGAGGGTCCAGCAAAAGGAAAGGTTACCGAGCTGGATAAAATGCTCCCAGAATACTATTCCTTAAGAGGATGGGATACAGAAGGTGTACCAACGGAAACGAAAAAGAATGAGCTTTCGATAGAATCATATGAAAATACAACAGTTTAA
- a CDS encoding ubiquitin-like small modifier protein 1, with amino-acid sequence MIIKFFAYIRDYTHTKETNMDQCETLEELLKKLCHKYGKKFEDKVFENNNLSVEIIILVNGRHIEHCEGIHTKLKQEDVISIFPVVAGG; translated from the coding sequence ATGATAATTAAATTTTTTGCCTATATACGGGATTATACCCACACGAAAGAAACCAATATGGATCAATGCGAAACACTCGAGGAACTCTTAAAGAAGCTTTGTCATAAGTACGGTAAAAAATTCGAAGATAAAGTATTTGAGAATAACAACCTTAGTGTAGAAATCATCATTCTTGTAAATGGACGGCATATAGAGCACTGTGAGGGGATCCATACAAAATTAAAACAGGAGGATGTCATTTCTATATTCCCTGTTGTTGCAGGAGGTTGA
- a CDS encoding proton-conducting transporter membrane subunit, whose product MNALPLFGVIILLLFEILAVTKTKKLMALLIYSSLAEVGYILLGFGSGTFAGQTGAFLHLEYQFLMRGLVFLSAFLIIKRGGSPYIEKLRGMGRTSPFIATMFAFGIFSVMGLSPFKGSISKFLIQYSYIETSQYLYAAAAIVGSVLEAWYFIRVIHQICFAEAEEGAQNPVQTEKTFARFNIIRYAFVMVLGTLTALTSLFPEPLIGFSEHLATSLFGTTELELPVFDSQWPITVLVPYIGAFIVFIVGHFLPKLTGTLSVCIGAATVGMVWMDGTIDDLSKFFTLIISGMILLAIIYSIGYFKNEKHNNRYFFFLLLTLGSLIGVATSTKFGNFYVFWELMTWASYLLIVHEPTEKALRAGFKYFMMCATWAYIMQFGILLLQHNAGTLDMEMVANKLPFIEPSLLIAVICMVVIGTGVKTGLVPLHSWLPEAHPAAPSPVSSILSGVLTKIGVYGLVKILFADFGVGLLTQLGSAGKLSSTGLVLAILGIITSLYGEIMALRQKDVKRLLAYSTMGQIGEIVATLGLGTYLSMVAGLYHVLNHAIMKGLLFLAVGILVHKLKSRDITALKGVGKVMPFTAGCLTIGILAIMGLPPFNGFISKFLMLYAAVKSGDWYIAALLLFGSILGAICYIRLIKTIFFEKYEGSSVTEGSWTMLVPIGFLTGLVFFNGLFPQFALKLVVSAANSLAANGGLTVTAVPQIQVSWPVFIIIPMLGSLLSYFLGKRSPKVAGWISVVVMSVTLAAIAVLHTKLDIYSLSFAVLIAFVGLLNMLYSLGYMEAHGHAQNRYYMFFLMMIGGLIGVATSKDFFSFFIYWEIMSSWTLYFSIIHEETKAALKEGFKYFLFNYIGASIAFLGILILTAKTGAFDMSVLMERLKGIDLGSAGLGLTLITIGFLMKAAVLPFRIDYQMHPSTAPTPVSGYISSVLLKCAPYSLIKLFFIMGGAVVVGRLGMVFNSSVLMYIVSWIAGLSIVGASAMALVQRGIKRMLIYSTVSQICYIILGLSLGSTLGLTGAMLHFVNHMFFKDLLFLAAGAIMVQAHIKNLDDVSGLGRKMPATLTFFMVGAMSLAGIPPFSGFTSKWIVYEAAMEKGEVFLAILSLVGSVLTMAYFLKFMHSAFFGIPSHNSEHVKEASWTMLVPMGVLSVISIVFGIMPGLPLMVISKVLSIAGFAQPSFTLFRIDTPIGVWQVGIITMTLLLALIVGLALLFSGNKKIRYTNAYTCGVSDIDADKINVSSQNLYETPTKLVKKLHHQVIVPVFGNGEEEED is encoded by the coding sequence TTGAATGCATTGCCATTATTTGGCGTAATCATTTTGCTGCTCTTTGAAATATTAGCAGTTACAAAAACAAAAAAATTAATGGCATTACTGATCTATTCTTCGCTTGCCGAAGTAGGATATATACTTCTTGGTTTCGGCAGCGGCACTTTTGCCGGGCAAACTGGGGCGTTTCTGCATTTGGAATATCAATTTCTGATGAGGGGCTTAGTTTTTCTTTCAGCCTTCCTAATCATAAAGCGCGGCGGATCACCATACATTGAGAAATTAAGAGGAATGGGACGGACTTCACCATTCATTGCGACGATGTTTGCTTTTGGGATCTTTTCGGTCATGGGTCTTTCCCCATTTAAGGGATCGATTAGCAAATTTTTAATACAATACTCCTACATTGAAACCAGTCAATATCTTTATGCAGCCGCCGCAATAGTGGGCAGCGTTTTGGAAGCATGGTATTTTATCAGGGTCATCCATCAAATCTGTTTTGCTGAAGCAGAGGAGGGTGCACAAAATCCCGTTCAGACGGAAAAGACATTTGCAAGGTTTAATATAATCCGTTACGCGTTTGTAATGGTTCTGGGAACCCTTACTGCGTTAACTTCATTGTTCCCTGAACCATTAATTGGGTTTAGCGAACATTTGGCCACTTCACTATTTGGAACAACTGAGCTTGAACTACCAGTATTTGATTCACAATGGCCGATTACAGTATTAGTACCCTATATCGGGGCTTTTATCGTTTTCATCGTTGGTCATTTTTTGCCGAAGCTGACAGGAACACTTTCAGTCTGTATTGGAGCGGCGACAGTCGGTATGGTTTGGATGGATGGGACGATAGACGACCTGTCCAAATTTTTTACGCTAATCATATCAGGAATGATCCTTTTGGCGATCATCTATTCGATCGGATATTTTAAGAATGAAAAACACAACAATCGTTACTTTTTCTTTTTGCTATTGACTTTGGGGAGTTTGATCGGGGTAGCAACGAGCACGAAGTTTGGCAATTTCTATGTGTTCTGGGAACTGATGACCTGGGCGTCATATCTGCTTATCGTTCATGAACCAACAGAGAAGGCTTTACGTGCTGGGTTTAAGTACTTTATGATGTGTGCGACCTGGGCCTATATTATGCAGTTTGGTATATTATTGCTGCAACACAACGCAGGTACGCTCGACATGGAAATGGTTGCGAACAAACTGCCTTTCATAGAGCCAAGTCTGTTAATTGCAGTCATTTGTATGGTTGTTATTGGAACCGGTGTTAAAACTGGTCTTGTACCATTGCACAGCTGGCTGCCTGAAGCCCATCCTGCCGCGCCATCACCTGTATCATCTATTCTTTCTGGTGTCCTTACAAAAATAGGTGTTTATGGGCTTGTGAAGATTTTGTTTGCTGATTTCGGGGTGGGTTTACTGACTCAATTAGGATCTGCCGGAAAGCTTTCCTCTACTGGATTAGTACTAGCCATATTAGGAATCATAACGTCCCTATATGGAGAGATAATGGCTTTACGTCAGAAAGATGTTAAACGACTGCTAGCCTATTCGACTATGGGGCAGATCGGTGAGATTGTCGCCACACTTGGATTGGGGACTTATCTAAGTATGGTTGCCGGCCTTTACCACGTATTGAATCATGCGATTATGAAAGGCTTGCTGTTCCTTGCTGTAGGTATACTCGTACACAAATTGAAAAGCCGAGATATTACAGCTTTAAAAGGAGTCGGAAAGGTCATGCCTTTCACCGCAGGATGCTTGACTATCGGTATTCTTGCCATAATGGGTTTGCCTCCGTTCAACGGTTTCATCAGTAAATTTCTAATGCTCTATGCTGCTGTGAAATCCGGCGACTGGTATATCGCCGCTCTCCTCTTGTTTGGAAGCATTCTCGGGGCAATTTGTTACATCAGACTCATCAAAACGATATTCTTTGAAAAATATGAAGGGTCTTCCGTAACGGAAGGATCTTGGACCATGCTGGTTCCAATTGGTTTCCTTACTGGGTTGGTGTTCTTTAACGGGTTGTTCCCTCAGTTTGCCTTGAAGCTGGTTGTATCTGCAGCAAATTCTCTTGCGGCTAACGGCGGATTAACGGTAACCGCGGTCCCGCAGATTCAGGTGAGCTGGCCTGTGTTCATCATCATCCCAATGCTTGGCAGTTTGCTATCGTACTTTTTGGGTAAACGTTCCCCGAAAGTTGCAGGCTGGATATCTGTAGTTGTGATGTCGGTAACACTTGCTGCTATTGCTGTTTTACATACAAAGTTGGATATTTACTCATTAAGTTTTGCAGTGCTGATAGCCTTTGTAGGCCTGCTTAATATGCTGTACTCATTAGGATATATGGAGGCACACGGACATGCCCAGAACCGCTATTACATGTTTTTCTTAATGATGATAGGCGGGTTAATTGGAGTTGCGACAAGCAAGGATTTCTTCTCCTTCTTTATTTACTGGGAGATTATGAGCAGCTGGACGTTGTATTTTTCAATCATCCACGAGGAGACGAAGGCTGCGTTAAAAGAAGGCTTCAAATATTTCTTATTTAACTATATAGGCGCTAGTATTGCATTTTTAGGGATACTCATTTTAACTGCCAAGACAGGGGCCTTTGACATGAGTGTGCTAATGGAACGTTTGAAAGGAATAGATCTAGGTTCAGCAGGATTGGGCTTGACCTTGATCACAATTGGTTTTCTTATGAAAGCTGCGGTCCTGCCTTTCCGGATTGACTATCAGATGCACCCTTCAACCGCGCCGACACCTGTTAGCGGATATATTTCTTCCGTACTTTTAAAGTGCGCGCCATATAGTCTAATCAAGCTGTTCTTTATCATGGGAGGCGCTGTTGTAGTAGGTCGCCTTGGAATGGTCTTTAATAGTTCTGTTTTAATGTACATCGTGTCATGGATTGCTGGTCTGTCTATTGTAGGCGCGAGTGCAATGGCGCTTGTACAAAGGGGAATAAAAAGAATGCTGATTTACAGTACCGTCAGCCAGATTTGTTATATCATCCTTGGTTTAAGCCTAGGTTCAACGCTTGGACTTACCGGTGCTATGCTGCATTTTGTCAACCATATGTTTTTCAAAGATCTTCTTTTCCTAGCTGCTGGTGCCATTATGGTGCAAGCCCATATCAAAAATCTGGACGACGTCAGCGGTCTTGGCAGAAAAATGCCGGCAACATTAACGTTTTTTATGGTAGGGGCCATGTCCTTGGCAGGTATACCTCCTTTCAGCGGATTTACGTCCAAGTGGATTGTTTATGAGGCGGCAATGGAAAAGGGCGAGGTATTCCTTGCGATCCTATCACTTGTGGGAAGCGTTTTGACGATGGCATATTTTTTGAAATTTATGCATTCTGCTTTCTTTGGTATTCCTTCACACAATTCAGAACATGTCAAAGAAGCATCATGGACGATGCTGGTTCCGATGGGAGTATTATCTGTCATCAGTATTGTTTTCGGCATCATGCCAGGATTACCGCTAATGGTCATATCAAAAGTGTTATCGATAGCAGGTTTCGCCCAACCGTCCTTTACTTTGTTTCGGATTGATACGCCGATTGGGGTTTGGCAGGTTGGCATCATCACAATGACCTTACTTTTGGCGTTGATTGTTGGTTTGGCACTCCTCTTCTCCGGAAACAAAAAAATACGATATACCAACGCTTATACTTGCGGTGTATCAGACATTGATGCAGATAAAATCAATGTCTCGTCACAAAACTTGTATGAAACTCCTACAAAGCTGGTGAAGAAATTACACCACCAGGTGATCGTACCTGTTTTTGGTAATGGCGAGGAGGAAGAGGACTAA
- a CDS encoding 4Fe-4S dicluster domain-containing protein — MCEYVCAGGAIRIQESDDKQGIDFVVWHNTCTFCGLCEHYCPTKAIRLTNDYHTAHSQKDKYNYTERTLVKKQPCTRCGEPIIPFPSYLIEKLYGKDGDQKGLTKMCENCRRKAVWEGGAIKC; from the coding sequence ATGTGCGAGTATGTCTGTGCAGGGGGTGCCATAAGAATACAGGAGTCCGACGATAAACAAGGCATAGACTTTGTAGTATGGCACAACACCTGCACATTTTGCGGGTTATGCGAACATTACTGCCCCACAAAGGCAATTCGATTAACCAATGATTACCATACAGCGCATTCGCAAAAGGATAAATACAACTACACCGAAAGAACTTTGGTTAAAAAACAACCGTGTACACGCTGCGGTGAACCGATCATACCGTTTCCTTCTTATTTAATCGAGAAGTTATATGGAAAAGACGGTGACCAGAAAGGACTGACCAAAATGTGTGAGAACTGCCGCAGAAAAGCCGTATGGGAAGGTGGTGCCATTAAATGTTGA
- a CDS encoding NADH-quinone oxidoreductase subunit C — MLTEEVINNFSMEINLELGGRLDLKWDVNKKGVVCGWCVLVDHDDIYKVAMLIASFKGRVMTITPLNTPAIIADNAPGEELVKEKSVNLIINYHFFFEGVNFTVRITLPDMDRTVKSITPVLKSADWHEREMHELYNIKLDGHPNSKRLFLEENIYMTDHTMIPLSEAMTGASTNTLWEKIMKSDSKGAKIGE, encoded by the coding sequence ATGTTGACAGAAGAAGTCATCAATAATTTTAGTATGGAAATCAACCTGGAATTAGGCGGGAGATTAGATTTGAAATGGGATGTTAATAAAAAAGGCGTTGTATGCGGATGGTGCGTGCTTGTTGACCACGACGATATCTATAAGGTTGCAATGTTAATTGCTAGTTTTAAAGGAAGAGTCATGACAATTACCCCATTAAATACTCCAGCCATTATCGCCGACAATGCGCCAGGTGAGGAGTTAGTAAAAGAAAAATCGGTCAACTTGATTATCAATTATCACTTCTTTTTTGAGGGAGTAAATTTTACTGTTCGTATAACGTTGCCGGATATGGATAGAACAGTAAAATCTATAACCCCTGTTCTGAAAAGCGCAGACTGGCATGAGCGGGAAATGCATGAACTATACAACATCAAACTAGATGGCCATCCTAATTCCAAAAGACTATTTTTGGAAGAAAACATATACATGACAGATCACACTATGATCCCACTGTCTGAAGCAATGACGGGCGCAAGCACCAATACGTTGTGGGAAAAAATAATGAAGTCTGACAGTAAGGGAGCGAAAATCGGTGAGTAG
- a CDS encoding nickel-dependent hydrogenase large subunit — protein sequence MSSYTIPIGPVHVVLEEPIYFKLQVEGETVVGLDINAGHVHRGIEFLAMQRNFYQNLTLTERVCSLCSNNHPFTYCMAIEQIAGIEIPGKSRVFKNHCR from the coding sequence GTGAGTAGCTACACTATTCCTATTGGTCCGGTACACGTAGTCCTGGAAGAACCCATTTATTTCAAACTGCAGGTGGAGGGCGAGACGGTTGTCGGTCTTGATATAAATGCCGGCCATGTCCATCGCGGAATTGAATTCCTAGCAATGCAGAGGAATTTTTACCAGAACCTAACGCTCACTGAAAGAGTTTGTTCGCTTTGTTCTAATAACCACCCATTTACCTATTGTATGGCAATTGAACAAATTGCTGGAATTGAGATTCCAGGTAAGAGCCGAGTATTTAAGAACCATTGCCGATGA
- a CDS encoding carbon monoxide-induced hydrogenase, with protein MLELRFQVRAEYLRTIADEIKRISSHLFNIGLIPHIIGFDSLFMHAMELRETMQDLKESIFGNRMNLSVNSIGGVRYDISDEQGRYILKTLDDLKKPLEEITGICKSNASIRRRTEGIGILPKDKAMLYGIVGPVARASGLGYDVRVDNPYAAYDKLKVNAVTRENGDVYSRFMVRLEEVVESIHIVEQCIKQMTNGPTCLDYMPDIPEGEAIAKSEAPRGELIYYASTNGTAIPERIKWRVPTYPNWEALNVMLPGSKIADIPVVIGSIDPCISCTER; from the coding sequence TTGCTGGAATTGAGATTCCAGGTAAGAGCCGAGTATTTAAGAACCATTGCCGATGAAATTAAACGAATTTCATCCCATCTTTTCAATATTGGCTTGATTCCGCATATAATCGGTTTCGATTCTCTGTTTATGCATGCAATGGAGCTTAGAGAGACGATGCAGGATCTAAAAGAATCGATTTTCGGTAATAGAATGAATTTATCCGTCAATAGTATAGGCGGGGTTAGATATGATATTTCTGACGAGCAAGGCAGGTATATTCTTAAAACGCTGGATGATTTAAAAAAACCGCTTGAAGAAATTACGGGAATCTGCAAGTCTAATGCATCGATTCGCCGCAGAACTGAAGGCATCGGCATCCTTCCTAAGGATAAAGCCATGCTATATGGCATCGTTGGGCCAGTCGCGAGAGCTTCGGGTCTTGGATATGATGTGAGGGTGGACAATCCTTATGCAGCTTATGACAAATTAAAGGTAAATGCAGTGACAAGGGAAAATGGCGATGTCTATTCTAGATTTATGGTAAGGCTGGAAGAGGTTGTTGAATCTATTCATATCGTTGAGCAGTGTATAAAGCAGATGACTAACGGTCCAACCTGCTTGGATTATATGCCGGATATTCCCGAAGGTGAAGCAATTGCAAAATCGGAAGCTCCTAGGGGTGAATTAATCTATTACGCAAGTACAAACGGAACGGCGATTCCCGAACGGATCAAGTGGAGAGTCCCTACTTACCCGAACTGGGAAGCCTTGAATGTCATGCTGCCTGGAAGTAAGATTGCGGATATTCCTGTTGTAATAGGCAGTATTGACCCGTGCATTTCCTGTACCGAGAGATAA
- the hypA gene encoding hydrogenase maturation nickel metallochaperone HypA yields MHELAMVRSIYDVISEKIKEYGVKKVKEVKLIVGELTGVEDMTMKSCFEIYVQATPVEGASLVIERVPVKVRCRICGNEYETKIPFSECDICGKKSFQIIAWKELYIESLDVE; encoded by the coding sequence TTGCATGAGCTGGCAATGGTAAGAAGCATTTATGATGTAATAAGTGAAAAAATTAAAGAGTATGGCGTTAAAAAGGTGAAAGAAGTCAAACTTATCGTAGGGGAACTGACCGGCGTAGAAGATATGACCATGAAATCCTGCTTTGAGATCTATGTTCAGGCAACACCTGTAGAAGGAGCAAGTCTTGTTATTGAGCGCGTTCCGGTTAAAGTACGGTGCCGAATATGCGGGAATGAATACGAAACGAAGATTCCATTTTCTGAATGTGATATTTGTGGAAAGAAAAGTTTTCAAATCATTGCCTGGAAAGAATTATATATTGAAAGTTTGGATGTAGAGTAA
- the hypD gene encoding hydrogenase formation protein HypD produces the protein MCVAAFGKITELMGKSAIVSFRGALKEVSVALLPKVGIGDTVVVHAGFATEILKDPQKMYRDVVATDAYARQLLDAIEKENKRLHERELKIMNFCGTHENTIVQYALRDLLPANIQLISGPGCPVCVTPEEEIAIGLNLAKRKNIILTTYGDLLRVPTRWGSLEQLRLEGIDVRMVCDISQALNIAKTTKTEVVHFAVGFETTAPGTAAIIQEAGNIENFSIISSHRITPPAMEYVVLNSKMDILLCPWTRSNGYRNNSF, from the coding sequence ATGTGTGTAGCGGCTTTCGGGAAAATTACAGAACTCATGGGAAAAAGTGCAATAGTCAGTTTCAGGGGAGCGTTGAAGGAAGTTTCAGTTGCGCTGCTTCCAAAGGTCGGTATAGGTGATACGGTTGTTGTTCATGCAGGCTTTGCAACCGAAATACTCAAAGATCCTCAAAAGATGTATCGTGATGTGGTTGCTACAGATGCTTATGCAAGACAGCTGCTAGATGCCATTGAAAAAGAAAATAAAAGACTTCATGAGCGGGAATTAAAGATCATGAATTTTTGCGGTACCCATGAAAATACCATTGTACAATACGCCCTGCGCGATCTTTTGCCTGCCAATATACAATTAATCAGCGGTCCTGGTTGCCCTGTTTGCGTTACGCCTGAGGAAGAGATTGCTATCGGGTTGAATCTGGCAAAAAGAAAAAATATTATTCTTACAACCTATGGGGACTTATTAAGGGTGCCAACAAGATGGGGCTCTTTGGAACAATTAAGGCTTGAGGGGATTGACGTGAGAATGGTCTGTGATATCTCGCAGGCTCTTAATATAGCAAAAACAACAAAAACTGAGGTGGTCCATTTCGCGGTAGGCTTTGAAACGACCGCCCCAGGTACAGCCGCAATTATTCAGGAGGCCGGTAATATAGAAAACTTCTCGATTATTTCTTCCCATCGGATCACCCCTCCTGCAATGGAATATGTAGTTTTGAATTCAAAAATGGATATATTGCTCTGTCCCTGGACACGTAGCAATGGTTACAGGAACAACTCCTTTTGA
- a CDS encoding GTP-binding protein has protein sequence MSEIKVVTKILKANDEIHSLNRKKLDEKKIYVLNVMSSPGSGKTTILEKVISMLKADIKIAVIEGDPYTSLDTQRIEVKGVPVVQINTWRSLPSRC, from the coding sequence ATGAGTGAGATAAAAGTTGTAACCAAAATTCTAAAAGCAAACGATGAGATTCATTCCCTAAATAGAAAGAAGCTTGATGAAAAGAAGATTTATGTACTAAACGTGATGAGCTCACCAGGTTCAGGTAAAACAACGATCCTTGAGAAAGTTATATCCATGTTAAAAGCGGATATTAAAATAGCTGTCATTGAAGGAGATCCCTATACGAGTTTGGATACCCAAAGAATTGAAGTGAAGGGGGTGCCTGTTGTTCAAATCAACACCTGGAGGAGCCTGCCATCTCGATGCTAA
- the hypB gene encoding hydrogenase nickel incorporation protein HypB: protein MFKSTPGGACHLDANMIRNAMDNLNLNAIELLIVENVGNLVCPAEFDIGEDIKVTVISTTEGTYKPLKCPLAFEKSGVVILNKIDLVKYTNFDIDEFYKSVRSLNEKAIIFETSCTQDLGLDELCFWLKNKVREKQNE, encoded by the coding sequence TTGTTCAAATCAACACCTGGAGGAGCCTGCCATCTCGATGCTAACATGATTCGGAATGCTATGGATAACCTCAATCTTAATGCGATCGAACTGTTGATTGTAGAGAATGTTGGCAATTTGGTTTGCCCTGCCGAATTTGATATTGGTGAAGATATCAAAGTAACGGTAATTAGTACAACCGAGGGGACTTATAAGCCTCTGAAATGTCCTTTGGCCTTTGAAAAGTCAGGAGTTGTCATTTTAAACAAAATTGACTTGGTTAAGTATACCAACTTCGATATAGATGAATTTTATAAAAGTGTAAGATCACTTAACGAAAAAGCCATCATTTTTGAAACATCCTGTACTCAAGACTTGGGATTAGATGAATTATGCTTTTGGCTAAAAAATAAAGTACGAGAGAAACAAAATGAATAG